In Passer domesticus isolate bPasDom1 chromosome 7, bPasDom1.hap1, whole genome shotgun sequence, one genomic interval encodes:
- the PDE4DIP gene encoding myomegalin isoform X5, which yields MKENCRICGRELCGNQRRWIFHTAAKLNLQVLLSHVLGRELCRDGRSEFACSKCAFMLDRIYRFDTVIARIEALSIERLQKLLLEKDRLKFCIASMYRRNNDDSSTEDRAGEGTVDLSNLPDARYAALLQEDFAYSGFEYWMDQEEHGLEPHSCHGSEGAGSRPRRCRGCAALRVADADYEAICKVPRKVARSISCGLSSRWSASMGNEESSVCDVAESTSSRVAVDGDSMEEGTPASSLESLDTTVEASPPQQKDEDADKGVKGNGKCDDFSEDRMTPSSSLSGNRLELALNLIKTLDYKPLQSPRGSRLPIPVKSSLPPPKLSHDLADGSASASLACASSAFLNTDRKSFSRAPLGLPLEIAELQELWDDLCEDYMPLRVQDLQDDRQQAAPGSAAAGEHVADVRAAELQGKLQHFEAANKLLQEKLNELNFELKSVQETSQRQDRTIQSLNEVLKSKESKTEELYHIIEGQNETMAKLRDMLHRNHLGQLQVSESPLSPQEQQMSPLDLQNALFCTKLEVQKLKRAQRHKEHQLAEAKRATQLLETTVHEEEQQKEATWKHNQELRAVVQQLQAELQDKAQQLQTLEWEKSRELQAQEQRVQRLTQQLAHKEQLLQESRELLQCQQSLEKSPAAMNAMLEKLQQRVSDRDAALERAVDEKFCALEKKEQELQQLRVSMRERGSDLERLRSVLCSNEATIHSLESLLKAKTLELEQVSATCQNLRWLKEEIEAKSGSRQKEQEGIIQQLQTCLHDRNKEVEELTATLLCKLGPGQSEVAEELCLRLQHKEKMLQDLLSDRNRQAMEHDAEIRELLQALSTKEQQSRVAAEKMAQALAERSRELQLLRQHVLGKDPVGTQSAGARPLKQDKQPIQEILRRAYGATVIAGSPQEDSSCRTEGVTMSAAELEKDLVSAKEELELMAKKERESRRELTALQSVVATQEEELQVQASDIESLTRTIQMKEDLIKDLQMQLVDPEEIPAMERLTQEVLVLREKVAVAESQGQEATGNRRQQQLLLMLEGLVAERNRLNEALQAERQLYGSLVKFHTHPDSAARDHALQAELEGVHELRGQLEEALGRSLECLSRLETQGAIGGQAAGTHSGASTNFTDSMKEEAARGLAAQQSKPRARKENGGTERSTAATGREQELRAEEELRELKAQLEEAGFSSVSHIRKAMLSLCLENAELKERMGEATSLLESAEQEEPGLGSPVAPEPRRLQRKSRGSLGDRPAGGSGDGPGLPAERGAVPTKRPALEARAQDDMPKRPCPGSPGGGDGSHVESSVPGGGWPGLGAELHSQVAQGQRQCQELQDKLAASEATVRAQAEQLQKYHVLLREPQTQQLSKQVQVDFQDLGYETCGRSETEADRDETTSPECEEPDVFSETSLGEELGSPYQPGMSRVGKTAQKTMALEDVEALHQHIQDLKAQLLNANKVIQSLQRRARSISVTSGYTSGTERPLPAPKALASPAHSLTDEDEGWQSDGHGTLCPPALRAHRDLQSLVHRVALLEAQLPAAKHGATLPKELQSATWPGKYNSLIQAQARELSHLRQMLREGRGVSRSLAQHLRDALRSFEDLLRGTDIDYYLGQGFREQLAQGRHLAERLSDKLGTRDRQDGEDKTSHELLAQRLSRELQEKEKVIESLEVKLQERSESPGSSCPPSESSHSASSSSFSSEGLEPCSDGDAASEYSQCHEEPVQHAGVTLPMAPAKPTVPLGPFGEGSKAPAPFCRHGALQGPAELPGATDTRGLWDVPPPGQLLYGGALPAGYPCGQKLTGADLLEEHLVEIRNLRQRLEESICTNDRLREQLERRLASTGKGSGLPSEVYAQTPELGLQLSRENQALHEENRTLRLQRDHLSQELARVQETLVAACSRAREAEAELGQRRGKQRRLAEELSECQESIRQLRDERHSLQEDNNRLQHSVTLLQQQSEEQRLLLQTLRAELHVYESLPGPSAETRAGCFPSPPVRDVGTNSAAPLLSPLPSGTSVLRRMDDMLLRKSEGLTGAHVVGRLDTYRALEQHIVEGKALARELMCLTHPALGLPNCPLSGKEVKGGQDGAGSSWGPDPQCTVHYVAPEPRPNPERCRGSWRQGASSPGNAAGTALLRRAEHGRSPGAAGWGSPSSTCSRTLLPQARGWTGTGQGHLWGSASTLHGILEECVSLLTAFWSTVLPVSPAQHQGKEQALQGEIAALRARLSEREDALQSTARRLRSTAQLKDSMEQFIVSQLTRTHNVLRKARTNLEVKAQQALPVA from the exons atgAAGGAAAACTGCCGGATCTGCGGCCGGGAGCTGTGCGGCAACCAGCGGCGATGGATCTTTCACACGGCGGCCAAGCTGAATCTCCAGGTGCTGCTCTCCCACgtcctgggcagggagctgtgccgggACGGCAGGTCCGAGTTCGCCTGCAGCAAGTGTGCCTTCATGCTGGACCGCATCTACAGGTTCGACACCGTCATCGCCCGCATCGAGGCCCTCTCCATCGAGCGcctgcagaagctgctgctggagaaggacCGGCTCAAGTTCTGCATCGCAAGCATGTACCGCAGGAACAACGACGACTCCAGCACggaggacagggctggggagggcaccGTGGACCTTTCCAACCTGCCCGATGCACGGTACGCTGCCCTCCTCCAGGAGGACTTCGCTTACTCCGGGTTTGAGTACTGGATGGATCAGGAGGAGCATGGCCTGGAGCCGCACAGCTGCCACGGCTCCGAGGGGGCCGGGAGCCGCccgcggcgctgccggggctgtgctgccctgcgCGTGGCCGACGCCGACTACGAGGCCATCTGCAAGGTGCCCCGAAAGGTGGCCAGGAGCATCTCCTGCGGGCTGTCCAGCCGCTGGTCAGCCAGCATGGGCAACGAGGAGTCGTCTGTGTGCGACGTGGCCGAGTCCACCAGCTCCAGGGTGGCTGTGGATGGGGACAGCATGGAGGAAGGCACACCTGCATCCTCTCTCGAGTCTCTGGACACCACTGTGGAGGCCAGCCCCCCGCAGCAGAAGGATGAAGATGCAGATAAGGGGGTGAAAGGGAATGGGAAATGTGACGATTTCTCCGAGGATCGCATGACCCCGAGCTCTTCACTGAGCGGGAACAGGCTGGAGCTGGCCCTCAATTTGATCAAGACTTTGGACTACAAACCCCTTCAGAGCCCCCGAGGCAGCCGACTACCCATTCCTGTGAAGTCCAGCTTGCCCCCTCCCAAGCTCAGCCATGACCTGGCAGATGGCAGTGCTTCTGCTAGCTTAGCATGTGCTAGTTCTGCCTTCCTgaacacagacagaaaatcGTTTTCCAGAGCTCCTTTGGGCCTTCCCCTGGAaattgcagagctgcaggagctgtgggatgaCCTCTGTGAGGATTATATGCCACTGCGGGTACAG GATTTGCAGGATGACCggcagcaggcagctccaggcagtgctgcagcaggggagcACGTGGCCGATGTGcgtgcagcagagctgcagggcaaaCTCCAGCACTTTGAAGCTGCCAACAAG TTGCTACAGGAAAAGCTGAATGaattgaattttgaattaaaatcTGTTCAAGAAACATCCCAAAGGCAAGATCGTACGATTCAGAGTCTGAACGAGGTCCTGAAGAGCAAAGAGAGTAAG ACAGAGGAGCTGTACCACATCATTGAAGGGCAGAATGAGACCATGGCCAAGCTGCGGGACATGTTACACAGAAACCATCTGGGACAGCTGCAG GTGTCAGAGAGCCCACTGTcaccccaggagcagcaaatgTCACCGCTCGATCTTCAGAACGCACTTTTCTGCACCAAACTGGAGGTGCAGAAACTGAAGAGAGCTCAGCGCCACAAAGAGCATCAGCTGGCTGAAGCCAAGAGAGCAACCCAGCTCCTGGAGACCACGGTCCAtgaggaagagcagcagaaagaggCAACCTGGAAACACAATCAG GAGCTGCGTGCTGTGgtacagcagctgcaggcagagcttcaGGACAaggctcagcagctgcagacTTTGGAGTGGGAGAAGAGCCGTGAGCTGCaggcccaggagcagagagTTCAGCGTTTGACTCAGCAGCTGGCTCACAAGGAGCAGCTTCTGCAG GAGTCCAGGGAGCTTCTGCAATGCCAGCAAAGCCTGGAAAAGAGCCCTGCAGCCATGAATGCCATGTTGGAGAAACTGCAGCAGCGTGTCAGTGACAGGGATGCTGCTCTGGAG cGAGCAGTAGATGAGAAGTTCTgtgccctggagaagaaggagcaggagctgcagcagctgcgtgTGTCCATGCGGGAGCGCGGCAGCGACCTGGAGAGGCTGCGTAGTGTCCTCTGCAGCAACGAGGCCACCATCCAC AGTCTGGAGAGCCTCCTGAAAGCCAAAACCCTGGAACTGGAGCAGGTCTCAGCAACCTGCCAAAACCTCCGCTGGCTCAAAGAGGAGATTGAGGCCAAAtctggcagcaggcagaaggagcaggaggggatCATCCAACAGCTGCAGACCTGCCTGCATGACAGGAACAAGGAAGTGGAG GAGCTTACAGCAACTCTGCTGTGCAAGCTGGGCCCCGGGCAGAGTGAGgtggcagaggagctgtgcctgcGGCTCCAGCACAAGGAGAAGATGCTGCAGGATCTCCTCAGTGACCGGAACCGTCAAGCCATGGAGCACGATGCTGAAATtcgggagctgctgcaggctctgagcaccaaggagcagcagagcaga GTGGCTGCAGAGAAGATGGCACAGGCTTTGGCTGAAAGGAGCCGTGAGCTACAACTGCTGCGCCAGCACGTGTTGGGGAAGGACCCTGTTGGGACCCAGTCAGCTGGTGCCAGGCCATTGAAGCAGGACAAACAACCCATACAA GAGATACTGCGAAGAGCTTATGGAGCTACAGTCATTGCTGGATCCCCACAGGAagacagcagctgcaggacagaGGGAG TTACAATGTCAGCAGCAGAACTGGAGAAGGATCTTGTCAGTGccaaagaggagctggagctaaTGGCaaagaaggaaagggaaagcagG CGGGAGCTCACTGCTCTCCAGTCTGTCGTGGCCACacaggaggaggagctgcaggtgcaAGCCTCAGATATTGAGTCCCTGACCAGAACCATCCAGATGAAAGAGGACCTCATCAAG GATCTGCAGATGCAGCTGGTGGATCCTGAAGAAATTCCAGCCATGGAAAGGCTGACACAAGAAGTGCTGGTGCTTCGGGAGAAAGTGGCCGTAGCAGAGTCCCAAGGACAGGAGGCTACTGGAAACAGAAGGCAACAG CAGTTGTTACTGATGCTGGAAGGACTGGTGGCTGAGAGGAATCGGTTAAATGAGGCTCTCCAGGCAGAGAGGCAGCTCTATGGCAGCCTGGTGAAGTTCCACACACACCCAGACAG CGCTGCGAGAGACCACGCCCTGCAGGCGGAGCTGGAAGGGGTCCACGAGCTCCGGGGACAGCTGGAAGAAGCTCTTGGAAGAAGCTTGGAGTGTTTGAGCAGGCTGGAGACACAGGGCGCCATAGGAG GTCAGGCCGCAGGTACACACAGCGGTGCCAGCACCAACTTCACCGACAGCATGAAGGAGGAGGCAGCCCGTGGCTTGGCAGCCCAGCAG AGCAAACCCCGGGCCCGCAAGGAAAATGGGGGCACCGAAAGGAGCACAGCAGCCACCGGGCGCGAACAGGAGCTGCgggctgaggaggagctgcGGGAGCTGAAGGCGCAGCTGGAGGAAGCCGGCTTCTCCTCGGTCTCCCACATCAG GAAGGCGATGCTGAGCCTGTGCCTGGAGAACGCGGAGCTGAAAGAGCGGATGGGTGAAGCCACGTCGCTGCTGGAGAGCGCGGAGCaggaggagccggggctgggcagccctgtggcccctgagccccgcaggcTGCAGCGGAAGAGCCGCGGCTCCCTCGGGGACCGCCcggccgggggcagcggggaTGGCCCAGGGCTCCCGGCAGAGAGGGGAGCTGTGCCCACCAAACGCCCAGCGCTGGAGGCTCGAGCCCAGGACGACATGCCCAAGAGACcgtgccctggcagccccggTGGAGGGGACGGGAGCCAT GTGGAGAGCTCGGTTCCCGGCGggggctggccagggctgggcgcagagctgcactcccaggtggcacagggccaaaggcagtgccaggagctgcaggacaaGCTCGCTGCCTCGGAGGCCACAGTGCGGGCAcaggctgagcagctgcagaaatACCACGTCCTGCTCC GTGAACCTCAGACACAGCAGCTCAGCAAGCAAGTGCAGGTGGACTTCCAGGACCTGGGCTATGAGACCTGTGGGCGCAGTGAGACCGAGGCTGACCGTGATGAGACCACCAGCCCTG agtGCGAGGAGCCAGATGTGTTCAGTGAGACCAGCCTGGGTGAGGAGCTGGGGTCCCCATACCAGCCAGGGATGTCCAGAGTGGGCAAAACTGCCCAGAAAACCATGGCCCTGGAGGACGTGGAGGCCCTGCACCAGCACATCCAGGACctcaaggcccagctgctcaaCGCCAACAAGGTGATCCAGAGCCTGCAGCGCCGTGCCCGCTCCATCTCTGTCACCAGTGGCTACACCTCGGGTACGGAGCGGCCCCTGCCGGCTCCCAAGGCCTTGGCGTCCCCAGCCCACAGCCTGACTGACGAGGACGAGGGCTGGCAGTCGGATGGCCACGGCACGCTGTGCCCCCCTGCCCTGCGGGCACACCGCGACCTGCAGAGCCTGGTGCACCGCGTCGCCCTGCTCGAGGCACAGCTGCCCGCGGCCAAGCATGGAGCCACCTTGCCCAAGGAGCTGCAGTCTGCCACTTGGCCAGG GAAATACAACTCCTTGATCCAGGCACAGGCTCGGGAGCTCTCCCACCTGCGGCAGATGCTGCGGGAGGGCCGCGGGGTGAGCCGCAGCCTGGCCCAGCACCTGCGGGATGCCCTGCGCTCCTTCGAGGACCTCCTTCGGGGCACTGACATCGACTACTACCTGGGCCAGGGCTTTCGGgagcagctggcccagggcaggcacCTGGCTGAGAGGCTCAGCGACAAGCTGGGCACCA GAGATCGACAAGATGGGGAGGACAAAACCAGTCATGAACTCCTGGCACAGAG GCTCAGCCGGGAGCtccaggagaaggagaaggtgaTTGAGAGCCTGGAGGTGAAGCTGCAAGAGCGCTCTGAGTCCCcgggcagcagctgcccaccCTCGGAGTCATCCCACTCTGCCAGCAGTTCATCCTTCAGCTccgaggggctggagccctgctctgatggggatgcGGCCAGCGAGTACAGCCAGTGCCACGAGGAGCCTGTCCAACATGCAG gtgtgacaCTGCCCAtggcaccagcaaagcccacagTCCCACTGGGCCCCTTTGGAGAGGGCAGCAAAGCCCCAGCACCGTTCTGCCGACacggagccctgcagggcccagctgagctccctggggcCACCGACACCCGCGGCCTCTGGGACGTGCCCCCGCCCGGCCAGCTGCTCTATGGGGGGGCCCTGCCAGCGGGGTACCCCTGTGGCCAGAAGCTGACAG GGGCTGACTTGCTGGAGGAACACCTGGTGGAGATCCGCAACCTGCGCCAGCGCCTGGAGGAGTCCATCTGCACCAACGACCGGCTCCGGGAGCAGCTGGAGCGCCGCCTGGCCTCCACCGGCAAGGGCAGCG GATTACCCAGTGAAGTCTATGCCCAGACAccggagctggggctgcagctgagcagggagaACCAGGCTCTGCACGAGGAAAACCGGACCCTGCGGCTCCAACGTGACCACCTCTcccaag AGCTGGCACGGGTGCAGGAGACTCTCGTGGCTGCCTGCTCCCGGGCACGGGAAGCTgaagcagagctgggccagAGGCGTGGGAAGCAGCGGAGGCTGGCAGAGGAGCTCTCCGAGTGCCAAGAGAGCATCCGGCAGCTCCGGGATGAGCGGCACTCTCTGCAGGAGGACAACAACAG gctgcagcactCAGTGacgctcctgcagcagcagagtgagGAGCAGCGCCTGCTCCTGCAGACCCTGCGTGCGGAACTGCACGTCTACGAGAGCCTCCCTGGCCCCTCTGCTGAGACACGAGCAG GCTGCTTCCCATCTCCTCCAGTGCGCGATGTTGGCACTAACTCAGCagctcccctcctctccccactgccctccGGCACGTCGGTGCTCCGACGGATGGACG ACATGCTCCTGAGGAAGAGCGAGGGATTGACGGGGGCTCACGTCGTCGGCCGCCTGGACACGTACcgagccctggagcagcacatCGTGGAGGGAAAGGCCTTGGCCCGGGAGCTGATGTGTCTCACACACCCAGCACTCGGGCTGCCCAACTGCCCGCTCTCGGGAAAGGAGGTAAAGGGCGGGCAGGacggggcaggcagcagctgggggccaGATCCTCAGTGCACCGTGCATTACGTGGCACCCGAGCCCAGACCCAACCCCGAGcgctgcaggggcagctggaggcagggagcctccagcccagggaatgctgctggcactgccctgctgcgCCGGGCTGAGCACGGCCGCTCCCCGGGTGCGGCGGGATGggggagccccagcagcacctgctccCGCACCCTTCTCCCGCAGGCCCGGGGCTGGACAGGCACGGGGCAGGGCCATCTGTGGGGCAGCGCCAGCACCCTGCACGGCATCCTGGAGGAGTGCGTGTCTCTCCTCACCGCCTTCTGGAGCACCGTGCTGCCCgtgagccctgcccagcaccagggcaag GAGCAGGCGCTCCAGGGCGAGATCGCGGCGCTGCGGGCCCGTCTCTCCGAGAGGGAggatgctctgcagagcacggcCAGGCGGCTGCGCAGCACAGCGCAGCTCAAGGACAGCATGGAACAGTTCATCGTCAGCCAGC TGACCAGGACCCACAATGTGCTGCGCAAGGCCAGGACAAACCTGGAG GTGAAGGCCCAGCAGGCCCTGCCTGTTGCATGA